In one window of Oncorhynchus keta strain PuntledgeMale-10-30-2019 unplaced genomic scaffold, Oket_V2 Un_scaffold_515_pilon_pilon, whole genome shotgun sequence DNA:
- the LOC127928957 gene encoding filaggrin-2-like — MSTSGTFSSFRKQTVVAIETLCCIYTHRDTHTETHTQRHTHTQRHTHRDTHTQTHTHRDTHTQRHTHTETHTHRDTHTQRHTHTETHTHRETHTHRETHTHRDTHTETHTQRHTHRDTHTQRHTHTETHTHRDTHTQRDTHTQRDTHTQRHTHTHRDTHTHRDTHTHRETHTHRDTHTHRDTHTHRDTHTHRDTHTQTHTHTQRHTHTQRHTHTQRHTHTQRHTHTQRDTHTHRDTHTHRDTHAHRDTHTHRDTHTHRDTHTHRDTHTHRDTHTHRDTHTHRDTHTHTQTHTHTHTQRHTHTHTQRHTHTHTQTHTHTETHTHRDTHTQRHTHTETHTHRDTHRHTHTETHTHRDTHTQRHTHTETHTHRDTHTQRHTHTETHTHTETHTHTETHTHTETHPETHSNHNVLITPFPITSLCSVPVDPVRGGVNPCVSS, encoded by the coding sequence ATGTCAACCTCAGGGACTTTTTCTAGCTTTAGGAAGCAGACTGTTGTGGCCATTGAAACACTGTGTTGCatttacacacacagagacacacacacagagacacacacacagagacacacacacacacagagacacacacacagagacacacacacacagacacacacacacagagacacacacacacagagacacacacacacagagacacacacacacagagacacacacacacagagacacacacacacagagacacacacacacagagagacacacacacacagagagacacacacacacagagacacacacacagagacacacacacagagacacacacacagagacacacacacacagagacacacacacacagagacacacacacacagagacacacacacacagagagacacacacacacagagagacacacacacacagagacacacacacacacacagagacacacacacacacagagacacacacacacacagagagacacacacacacagagacacacacacacacagagacacacacacacacagagacacacacacacacagagacacacacacacagacacacacacacacacagagacacacacacacacagagacacacacacacacagagacacacacacacacagagacacacacacacacagagagacacacacacacacagagacacacacacacacagagacacacacgcacacagagacacacacacacacagagacacacacacacacagagacacacacacacacagagacacacacacacacagagacacacacacacacagagacacacacacacacagagacacacacacacacacacagacacacacacacacacacacacagagacacacacacacacacacacagagacacacacacacacacacacagacacacacacacacagagacacacacacacagagacacacacacacagagacacacacacacagagacacacacacacagagacacacacagacacacacacacagagacacacacacacagagacacacacacacagagacacacacacacagagacacacacacacagagacacacacacacagagacacacacacacagagacacacacccacacagagacacacacccacacagagacacacacccacacagagacacacccagaGACCCACTCGAATCACAACGTCCTCATAACCCCGTTTCCCATTACGTCTCTGTGCTCCGTCCCAGTTGACCCAGTTAGGGGGGGTGTCAACCCCTGTGTTTCATCCTAA
- the LOC118380728 gene encoding cysteine/serine-rich nuclear protein 2-like: MSGLLKRKFEEVCDEDQCYSSSSSLSSSAYSGWDSEGESCYSDTLDSTPSNPGSPDTHYNTKSILKKAKCAQGGRGNVTFDMLTVFLFPRCQGFSSVPSRGGCSLGMMQRHSALRRYTLDEYAVEQHTLRREKLLDRLREEKLDALKQKLTKGGTVESEEADRLTVEDIPEDEMDISSCNLDDGSFLHPYPSKRRHALLKAAGVKVEKEEKRQLQQLRVSREDCGCDCQGFCEPETCACSLAGIKCQMDQSSFPCGCTKDGCGNQEGREEFNSSRVQTHYIHTIMKLELEKRLEETSGPEEEDLEETAPCHYYNPLSNRSSFHFISKLAAVRENSCSSDMTDSSASSGGSEYSEEGAELGRHSREDGPLLDDVDENGLSRILSFSDIDDNDDYNVNNRVVNDNRCCPEQRLQQQPWMLTGFITADFKEDNNNLVVHRDNRAMAITQLLDDNANQGNALFHHSGCSVPNTLSSSVDCPNTLSSSVDCPNTLSSSVDCPNTLSSSVDCPNTLSSSVDCPNTLSSSVDCPNTLSSSVDCPNTPSSSVDCPNTPSSSVDCPNNPSSSVDCPNNPSSSVDCPNNPSSSVDCPNNPSSSVDCPNNPLPQ; this comes from the exons ATGAGCGGTTTACTGAAGAGGAAGTTTGAGGAGGTCTGTGATGAGGACCAGTGCTactcctcgtcctcctccctgTCGTCCTCAGCCTACTCTGGGTGGGACTCGGAGGGCGAAAGCTGCTACTCAGACACCCTTGACTCAACACCCAGCAACCCTGGCtctccagacacacactacaaTA ccaAGTCCATCCTGAAGAAGGCTAAGTGTGCGCAGGGTGGGCGGGGCAACGTGACCTTTGACATGCTGACAGTGTTCCTGTTCCCGCGGTGCCAGGGCTTCAGCAGCGTGCCCAGTAGGGGGGGCTGTTCACTGGGCATGATGCAGCGCCACAGCGCCCTCCGCAGGTACACCCTGGATGAGTACGCTGTGGAGCAACACACCCTCCGTCGGGAGAAACTCCTCGACCGCCTCCGAGAGGAGAAACTGGATGCTCTCAAACAGAAG CTGACTAAGGGAGGCACGGTGGAGTCAGAGGAGGCTGACCGCCTCACTGTCGAAGACATCCCAGAGGACGAGATGGACATTAGCAGCTGTAACCTAGACGACGGCTCCTTCCTCCACCCCTACCCCTCCAAGAGGAGACATGCCCTGCTGAAGGCTGCGGGGGTGaaggtggagaaggaggagaagagacagctgCAGCAGCTCAGAGTGTCCAGGGAGGACTGTGGGTGTGACTGCCAGGGTTTCTGTGAGCCAGAGACCTGCGCCTGCAGCCTGGCAGGCATCAAGTGTCAG aTGGACCAGTCGTCATTTCCCTGCGGCTGCACTAAGGATGGCTGCGGTAACCAGGAAGGTCGTGAAGAGTTCAACTCCAGCCGGGTTCAGACCCACTACATCCACACCATCATGAAGCTAGAGCTGGAGAAGAGACTGGAGGAGACGTCTGGACCAGAGGAAGAGGACCTGGAAGAGACCGCCCCATGTCACTACTACAACCCCTTGTCCAACCGCTCCTCCTTCCACTTCATCTCAAAGCTGGCGGCGGTCAGGGAGAACAGCTGTAGTAGCGACATGACCgactcctctgcctcctctggggGGAGTGAATACTCAGAGGAAGGGGCGGAGTTAGGGCGGCACTCCCGGGAGGATGGCCCTCTGCTGGATGATGTGGATGAGAACGGACTGAGCCGCATCCTCAGCTTCAGTGACATCGATGACAACGACGACTACAATGTAAACAACCGCGTTGTCAATGACAACCGCTGCTGCCCCGAGCAACGTCTACAGCAACAGCCGTGGATGTTGACAGGGTTTATCACGGCAGACTTCAAAGAGGATAATAACAATCTAGTGGTGCACAGAGACAACCGGGCCATGGCCATAACACAACTGTTAGATGATAACGCTAACCAAGGCAACGCTCTGTTCCACCACAGCGGCTGCAGTGTTCCCAacaccctctcttcctcagtaGACTGCCCCAacaccctctcttcctcagtaGACTGCCCCAacaccctctcttcctcagtaGACTGCCCCAacaccctctcttcctcagtaGACTGCCCCAacaccctctcttcctcagtaGACTGCCCCAacaccctctcttcctcagtaGACTGCCCCAacaccctctcttcctcagtaGACTGCCCCAACACCCCCTCTTCCTCAGTAGACTGCCCCAACACCCCCTCTTCCTCAGTAGACTGCCCCAACAACCCCTCTTCCTCAGTAGACTGCCCCAACAACCCCTCTTCCTCAGTAGACTGCCCCAACAACCCCTCTTCCTCAGTAGACTGCCCCAACAACCCCTCTTCCTCAGTAGACTGCCCCAACAACCCTCTTCCTCAGTAG